The Aethina tumida isolate Nest 87 chromosome 6, icAetTumi1.1, whole genome shotgun sequence nucleotide sequence TCTCACCACTTGTCCCACCAACGATTTATTGatagtttgatttgattgataggtatcttttataatttcaccgatccgttcttcttatcttatcttaattcaaaatattttgttacatttttactacttttcttttttacctttaagtaataattataaataattataaattaagtacatttgtgTTCAGTATTCAGATTTgcattgaaattgataaattatttataggttattttatttagttagtaacgtTGTCTGTTGCGGAGTCTCTCTTTGTTAAATTCCCTATACAAACGCCGCCGACGActtggatcaaatttaaaaaactacgcaatcaatctatttctaattttgggtgtggattaacaaatgtttgatctttgacaagatatagttttaaagtcgtaatattatttaataacaaagttattgatggTCAAACagcaaataactcaaaaaataaagaatattttggtaaacacatgaaatatgtcatgtcaaagcttaaatatttaacaagactGTACAGTGACAATTTTCTGAGACAAATATTGCGTTTGCTCCAAATtggcaaaataataaaatttcaaacgtaAACCGAATAATCATAGAAATCTGTAAGTATAAGTGATTGTGGCATAGGAAGGGTGTGTACCCTATTGACTAGACGTATTCAggaaaatttgtacatttttataccagttattatagcaataaaatttaaaaactctttgattcataatactactaatttcagaattacaaAGTGGTCACatgtaagaaattaaaaaataatatatatttttttcaaaatttatgtgatgtaaatatatattttaaactcattatttaaatagttatcaaattattaaaatagtaaatttttaacccGGAAATCTAAACAGGAAATTCGGcttattgttcaatataatataatacaatacaaatttcattatctgataaattaaaatcaaaacactttttatatacaatatttttttatgtataattactgTAACCTAATGCgtaaactttgtaatttgaatggaatttataggaatttaacgtagtgaaacaaattattttaaaaattaatattttattaaattggcaTTTTTTTGACCTCTTTTTCTGCGCTTCTCTAATGTAGGGTggatcaaaacattttaaatttcacccTCTTCTATTTAATAGTATCTCTTGTCctagacaattaaaatagaatctttctaatttcgaaatcattttgttattccaaaaattcgtgtttatgaattacttcaacgagaagtttattttttggacctgaatatacaataaaatagcatAGATTAGctccaataatatttaattgatcttATATCTGAAAGTAATATTCTATAAGTTCTATATTATAATCGTCTCATAAGAACACTTGACTTCCACAATTTCGTCTTCAGaaataattcctgaaaatataaaaatttaattataaaaatacacaatataatttatgaagaaCATCTACAAAAAAACCAGCATGCTTTACAGTTTTATTGCattcttcttcaaatttttttattgctaccgaatcattaattttcctgTAATTCGTAGCttctgtagaaaaattattaattttttaaactatattgATACaagattctttttttaatatctccaAAATTAGAAGCAGTAAGTCggtgcatttattaataataatatgggtTGTTAAATTGACAAttgctttttcatttatttaaattgttcttttttagTAATCTTGAATTGATCTaatatctcatttaaaataaattgtgaacatTGGGTAGATTCGTTATACTTTTCATCTCGTTTTAAAGGATTATCCACAATATATGATcctattttgttcaatttcttGTTTCTTAGTTCAAGTAAATGTAAACTTTTGACTTTTTTCTTAGACCAAGAAGCAAATCTACGCGTTTTtggcattttctaaaattaatattgcttttgttaatattgtatattaatatactataatatataatcgtacatgcttctttgattttaaatttcatattaaaattatgtgtcacttgattttccaattttataaagttttataatttaactacataatacaaaatagcTCAAGTTATGTAACAAcacgaaaaaataatagaaataattcaagaatattaatattttaggtgaaccaataatatgaacaaaaaaactatatatgtatttaataaaaaaaataaaaaaaaacgaactatcatatttattttgaatacacTAAAGTCGATTTGAAATGAACATAatacattcttcaaataaatcaatctttattcataatttcacgGGAAGAAAAactaacaacaaacaatgaacACGGAATACAAATCCATCCAGACGCTTCCAATAGAAAACCAaggacacaaaaatatgaaattaacaaatatatataacacatacgaaacaataatacagcaacacaaaaactaaaattgaataaaaaacttacctttaaaagtttataacatATTACACTTTGTCTGATGACTAAAATAAGACTAATTTGTTTCTCTGCTTGAAACTGATGTTTCTTCAACTACCaaaactgaactaaaatttctaagtCAAGTACTACCCGAACAGAAAAATTCCATCTGTTTTGTCATTTCAGACACCGAATCGAATGCTTATCTCAGCTACGTGAAAGTGTGAGTATCATTCGTCAATCAGAAACGAATTTTGATCGAGAAACGCGTCTGGGCTAGTGCTAGACCAACGACTCGTGCTCTACGggatattaaaactaaagcaAACCGACGACAACGATTAAATAATGACCAAATAAGAAGCACTAATAGACATAATATGGCATGGCGAGAAAAGCATAACAGTGGGTTCAATTATGATgcccaaataaattattctgctGCATTTGAGATAAGCTCTATGAATGTATGTTGCAACTACTGTAAAGCGTTAAGGTGGAAAGATGAGTCAAAAGGCATTTGTTGTTCATCTGGAAAAGTACGCTTGAACTCTATTTAACTGCCACCTGAGCcgcaattaatttatcaatactTAGTTGACGTATATGCTAAAATCGAAACAGTCGCGGGTACAgctagtttaataaatattttgagtaaatattaagttagccaaaatattttcatgtggGTTTGCTTATTACCTCAGAAAAAGTCTACCAACATAGTTTTGTGTAACCTGTTGCTTATGCTGGTCGCTCTGCCATGATTGAAACGCGGAGTCATAAGCTGTAGCTCTAAAATCTAGTTCCAAATTTactgtaataataatgaattcatgatacatttatattaattaaaattttatcatgtaaaattaatatataatacattatataacatataacttTGTGATATTTTGACATGATGTAACCCAGTCACATTCTATCATGTAAACGTATAAATACTATAACAGTTTTCGAAACTAAAACtctattaatcaataattacacTATTTACAGTTTATATACACTgtaccaatatttattttcaacctTGTGGAGCAAGACTAATCTGAGGAAGATACGAGATCAATAAATGCTTGTTTAGCATCTGCCCTATAATGTAATCCTGCTAGTATTCTTAATGCCCTTCTCTGAAGGAAAAACAGTCGGTCTGCATGACTTGAGTGACCCCAGACAAGTATTCCAAACGCAATATTGGAGTGTATAAACTAGAAATATGCAAACTATTGTACCTTCAGATCTACATTGCATTTAAGTTGATTGAGTAGAAATatgttttctattaatttatttgctacATATTCGATATGATCCGCAAATGTCAACTTACagtcaataaattttgttgatttaacaTCATTTGAATCTTGTCGTATtgagaatattatattttcagttttgttttcatttaaactcAAAGAATTGGCAAGAATCCAATCTTTTACGATTTCAACATTTCTGGACATCTTCAAGTGCAAGCTGACTAGTGAATCACTTTGGCACGATATAGATATGTCATCAGCAAATAGAATTAACTCATTTTCATCTGGAATTGGTATATCATTGATATAAATCAGGAAGAGCAGTGGGCCCAGGATTGACCCTTGGGGTACTCCATTTGTAACTGTTGTTTTACTTCCTCGAATGTTGATCAATAAGATTTGTACAGGCTTTGGTGATACTTTTGCCAACCCTAAATCCATATTGGTTTTTTATGAACAGACtattatttccaaaatattgTGATCTTAGAAGTTGTTCAAAAATTCTGGATAAAGCAGGTATCAACGATATAGGTCTATAATTACTCCGGGTATATGTTTTCCTTGAtacaataatcaaataatttgctCACAGGcgatattattaagtttttgatATGTTTTAACAGTGAGACACTGATGTTGTATATGTCTCTACtctttttattctttgttttgtCAAATGCTTCACTTACTTCAATAACTGTTACTTCAGTGAAGTTGAAACGTCCGGTGGTTTTGACCgcattttttagatattcaaCACAGTTTGACGAGGTATTGGCTGGgaactcaaaatttaatttgctatGTTTGTTGATACAACAAAATTGTTCAGatgtttaatagaaatatttcaaaaaatatttggtcaGAATACTGTCACGGTTTTGTTGAATTGTAAAagattgatatttttgaacacaatgaaattattttaaagcatcGTTATTGATGTTACTTTATTTGAGAGAACAACTTCCAAGTTCACACAAAATTAtcgaaaattcaaaaaaaatttcggatcatacaatttcaataatcctaaaagttcctattatatattatctcaaattcttttattttcttctacaGACGATATTATGATATTCCACCGACGAAATATTACtctaatgataaatatattaagaattgcTAGCAAGGAATCAAAGTGTTTATTTGAACCAAAAATATACTTTCCAAATGTTCACATGTCACACCAGAACACTATCTAACAATATACGTCATACATCCAATCATATACCAGTTCCAAGCCAACGAAGTCTCAGTAAACGAAGATACGTCTCTTAAAGAAGTCTGCACTGGAGCTAAAATCATCCCTGtgtgtattattttcataataagcCCCTGTGACGTATTGACACATCCCCGCAGACCTAGAAGACATCCGTCTACAAAAGGTTCATTACTCTTTTTGGGTCATAACAacagtaatattaatagtaactGTACTACTTAAAAAAAGGAGTCAATCATCTTCTTTTTAAGCAATGGCCTCTCACCTCATTCCATTTTATTCAGGAAATACTATATTTCTGGAAGTTCTGATGATATTCCTTCAATAGTGTTGAATCTCCTTTCTTAAAACCTgcaataacttaattaaaaattaaataatttactcacAGGcgatattattaagtttttgatATGTTTTAACAGAGAGACACTGATGTTGTATATgcctctatttttttattctttgttttgtCAAATGCTTCCCTTACTTCAATAACAGTTACTTCAGTGAAGTTGAAACGTCCGGTGGTTATGACCGCATTATTTAGATATTCAGACACAGTTTGACGAGGTTTTGGCTGTGAACTCAAAATTTGATTTGCTATGTTtgcaaagaaattattaaactcaTCAGGTTATATATCGGGATGGAGAGTAGTTAAGTTTGAATTTCTTTGAGCGTTATCGATATCCTATGAAGCTTTTGCTTTATTACTAGCTTGTCGAATGAATATTGAGTGggctaattgtttttattatagtttgtcTATACTTCGATCTATATTCTTGAAATACTACTTTCAATTCTGGCgtcttcaatttattattataacagttCGTTGAGAAAGTGCAGATGCTCTCTCATATCTTTTAACTCCTGTGAGAACCacgacatatattttttattgttttttgtattgtttttatttctggAAAGTATGAATGTATGTGgtgaattaaaatgtttataaaacttgtaaactGGTTGATAAAATTTGCTATTTATGAAGTAgtttatgcaaaattttaaaaatatatcatttccTAGATCAATTCTAtccttaattttgtttataggtTTTGaatatctgtttattttggtttcgtttcttgttgaaaaatgattttataaaattagtgtggatttgtaacatttagtaaaaagtttcTCTTCTTTTTTTCAGTCggatatttagttttttgatttgtacctaacacaattattgttaatacaagaaatatgcaccgatatgtttgtatacagtATCTTCACTtatgtagaaaatatattagatttgcaTATACAGAGCTATGCATATAAGTTGCTCTATTTTctgcaaatatatatatttgcaatatttttagatttcatTTATTGTGATTATATTCTTCGTCATTTTTGTCTTAATAATGTTAGACAAAACGAAATCAAGAAAACATCGACCCATTATCTTCAAGCGTGTATATGAGTACATAATAAAGATAACCAATAgcagttgaaaaaaaaaatagtgtaaacaagctaaaaattaaaatctattgtaataaaattttatcaaaattaagaaaacttaAGAATAATCTTAAGAAATAATCCCAggtatactttttaattaaaacccctaatccatattatttattaaatgttttcttttacCTATATGTTAGTgcacacaaataaatattatattgcatCAAATGAAATAGGTGTAATTCATCAAACCTTCTGTGAAGTGCGTCGTTTAAAGCAACCAAccaactattataatgtcTGTCAAAATAATGTACGATTTAATCAGCGAATTCAAGTGTGTCGTATGTTTCGACTACATGAAACCGCCAATACAGATGTGCCTTAACGGCCACAGCTGCTGCAACTCCTGCTTTCGACGCATGAACCAGTGTCCTGAATGTAGAGGCCAAAAGAGCGATTACAGGAACTTGAACCTGGAAAGGATATGCAACAAACTCGTCTTCCCCTGTCGAAACGCAGACTACGGTTGCGACTTCGCGTCAAAGGGAGTGGACGTGGTGTCACACGAGGGTAAATGCGTTTATGAATATATGCCATGTCCATTTGCTGAATATGGGTGCACATGGTCAGGAGTGTACAACACGATGGAGGATCACTTTAGAGACAatcattatttcatatatgATATTCCAAACTGTTGTTATCTAAGGGGTTTCAATTGGGGTGCCAATACTTGGCACCAGCCGCTGAAGTTCGAGGGATTCCTGTTCGTACTTAGCGTAATAAAGGAACGAAGTCGTTATTGGTTTGGCGTTTACTCGATCATTAACACTGATGTTACGTATAATCATGAGTTGAAATTCATGGATTCTACGAACAGGACGATCCGTTTTAGAGGAATTTGTTCGAAAAGATGGACCACCGAAGATGACGTGAGCAATCTACAGAGTGCCCCTGGGATGTTGGTTAAGAGCTTCAGACAGGGTAACCTCGTTAAATACAAGATCGAAATATTTCATCCacctttagaaaattaaataattatattaaaaataaatgaaaaaaataataaaaatgaagttatattattttttcccgATGGTcgtatttaacattaataacatGTGATATTACTACGAGTACTAAGGGACACGTTTTACTGAGTAACGTACTACTTGTGCGGTAAGTAATGGCGTCCTAAAGCATACGACAATCAACCTTCATATGACCATCAAAGTGATTGTGACCGCTATGGttcttacatttatttttgatggcATCAGGAAGATGTGTCCGATGAAACCACACAATAaaggcaaataaattaaaataataagattcTTTCACAATTTAACACTTCGACTATCCACAGCATTCTGATAATTCCCCTGCTAATACCAGTTCACAACGTTTAAATTTGCTTCATGACCACGCTCTCCAAAATTTAAGAAGTTCATTTGAAGTATTGTCacaaaatagaaaaagttttaatctTTGTTCTTGGTtccacaaataaatttgtcactGGTAGCGTAGATCAATCAGATCTggatttaattaacacaaaatttgaaagacTGAAGAAAGTCAATAACCTGGCACCTGGCTAAAGAGACCACATTTAGtagtatttcaataaatatttggtcaGAACACCGTCatgattttgataaattgtaaaagtaatatagatatttttgaactcagtgaaattatttcaaagaatCGTCATTTATGTTACTTTATTCGAAAGAATAACTTCCAAGGTTAcacaaaattatctaaaattcaaaaaataattcggaTCAGACAAGGTCAATGTTTCTAAAAGCTCCTATTCTCATAAAATTTCCTTTTACAGACGATATTATGATATTCCACTGACGAAATATTactgataaatatattaagaattgcTACCAAGGAATCAAAGTGTTTATTTGAACCAAAAATATACTTTCCAAATGTTTACATGTCACACCAGAAGACTATCTAACAATATACTTCATACAACCAATCAGATACCAGTTCCAAACCAACGAATTCTTAGTAAACAAAGCCACGTCTCTTAAAGAAGTCTGTACTAGGGATAAAATCATCTCCGtgtgtattattttcataataataagcCCCTGTGACGTATTGACATGTCTTTACGTTCTGCTTTATTCCCTAATGAATGGAAACAATCATTTGGTCAACCTATTTTTAAGAACTtacttgtattaaattataggcCTGTGTCAAAAAAGTCTTGTATTGCAAAATTGTTGGAAAAAATCTtttccaaatatattataccattgttcaaaaatattataaatgagaatcaacatgaattttgcaaaggTTATTCTTCTGCGACTATCTTGGAATACATTATGATAATCAAATTACTTTCAAAGagcatattgaaattataagtaatagaGCTCTTAAAATGTTGGGTATTGTTAACAGCAgcttaaatgattttaatgtaatgtgtttgaaaactATGTATGTTTCTTTTGTGTGTTCAAatcttgaataaaaaaatacttaaatttgtcAGGACGAGTgggttattaaagaaataaaaacaatcgaACTACGTACAGACCAGAGATGTGGACGCTCAAGTACTTAGACAACAAACTCATAGTCGCTTCTGTGAAGTGACtagtaaaacaattataaaatttaataagaaaaaagtgCCAGTAATACCATACGTTGTTGGTGATGAAGTTGTTATTGAAAATAGTCAGCTATCGAATGGAGGGAAGTTGAAAGCAAAGTTTCACGGACCCTTCAAAGTAACATATTGTTTACCTAATGAGGAGTACGCACTCAAAATGATTGGCGGACGAGGAACTGCAGTAGCAGCGCATGAACAATTGCTAACCAGGCCTGATATGGAAATTCTGTAAGGTatgaacacatttatttaataatattgatgtcCCTGGCtggcaggctatgtttaaaggtACACGGCAGGCTGTGTTTAAGGTTTCTGCTTGGCAGACTATGTTTAAAAGTCCCTGTGTGGCAAATATGTTCAAattcttagagaaaaattaattttaaacttgaacaatactaatttttgacgtttttcattgaaatttttatcaaaaatttatataattttatatcttttttttcagaaggctaaaaaaaatagaatattttcaaaaaatgccAAAATCGAAACAGAACGGCTTATTTTTATACCGGACGAAGTCACGGGTACAGCTAGTTTATAACtaaaaacactaaatattCCCCATGGGCAGGGCAAGTGAATAAGACGGAATGGAAACAGCCGAATGTTCCCGAAGTTttcgttttctaaaattgatatgttgTTTATAATGTTGGTATGACAATTGGTAATGGCTATTTAACCAGGGGGGGTCAAGCGAATAGGGACGGAGGGGCAATAGGACGTTCGGAATCGCCGGAAAGGCACGACCTTTTTGTCTCGGGATACGTTagggatttataatatttgattttataaattggtagTAAAAATTCCCCAAAATTGTCGAGATGACCAGGGAATATCTAGTGACTTTAgttagagaaaataatttactagattTCAGAATAGTGAGTCATGGACGCTATAACTTGATAGATTTTAGGTTATAGAAGACGGTCAGATGATGTTTTtgctttaagaaaatatatttctggtaagaaactttttatataaccgacttacgtaatttaattgtttgtgtttgttattttataaaacgtaAAGTCAATATGTTTCATGCTTCCTGCTTAGTTATTGCAAAATAGAAAAAGTTACTTCTACAGCAGTTAcattagttatatttattatattacagttttagTTTGGATGAGTGTCGAAGTGATAtgatgattatattatattattataaaatttatattatatttatatataatatatatattttttaattcgtttgtttttatcaggaatatataataaaattatacaaaatatataattgttttatttttatatatatcagaaaaacctaacctatactcatttaatataaattttaaatagaaaatgacAGATGGACAAAAAGATATCTGTAGTCTGTAAGAAATGGCAACACCGCCTTCAAAATGGCAACATCGCTGCATCCCGAGATCGTGCCCAGTaatgtttcttgtttataaCATTGGGTTGGTACTTCTTGGGTTTTCTATGTAGGTTTTCTATGTAGGTTTTCTATGTATTTAACTAGATttgttcgttaattttttgacgAATAGCAACgcagtatttaaatatggcgCGGACTTCTATCCGATGGTGCCGGGAGGATGGAATGGAGctactgaataaaattgtttaaaatttttgttttaggcaaggtatttcttatatttctttagaaataaaatataataaaataaaatatttggatactatgctttttaattcaacaatttattacttaagaTGTTTACTTCacattacaatcatattagaaataaaataacctcaaaTTTGTATAAGatgctttatatattaatatacttttttcttatctgttgaatatattaatgttattttctagATTAAACAGTCTGCCGGACCATTGTTTTAACCAGAATAGACTCGGCACTTGTTTAGGTATGttaatcttattatatatattattaaaagtgggtATTCTAGGTTCCAACTTGATTGGGAAGGTTCGATCAATGGGAATtaggtagttttattaaaatatagattttttttcttagatatttttctgtgattttattttataattttatgagttCTCAGCCTCAATCTCTGCCTGGTTAATGTGTCAAAATgtgtttctataaatatattatattatgtttcaatacaTATTGTAGTAATGTTCATAatcgtaattttaaaaataaatctttttttaagCCACCTTttgattctaaattaaatttagtatggcGTTCAACTtgtcaatttgtaatattaatccttCTATCAAAACATCTCATGTTTGTGAAGACCATTTCTCTCTATCAGATTTCTctataacaagaaaaattcgtcgCCTTAAACCTAAAACTTTTGTCACcattactttttcattctcaTATTCCTGTCATTTCCAGGGATCTTAAGTTTAATGTTTTCGAAAACtcattgtctaatttgaattctaggCAATCTATTCCTTCCACTTCCagagatcttaattttaatgtttttgtaagtttattgtctaatttgaattagaaatttatttttatgttgtttgttattgttgttactTCTTGGGTGTTCTGTGATATTGCCAGCTCAACTCgaaaattttaggaaatttctattagcaatttattaaatctaacaTCAAGTCCCCAATACTCCATTCCAGTCTGCATCCCGAGGCAGAATGGTCATGCCTTTTCGACGATGCCGAAGTTCCTTTAAACGCTCTTGCTAAATATGTCTCTAAATAAGAGACGTCCCATCGTCCCTATTTACTTGGCCACCCCTGGGGAAAATCATAGAAAACCTAAGAAGTACCAACTCAATGTTATAAACGAGAAACATAACTGGGCACGATTTCGGGATGTAGCCATGTTGCCATTTTGAATGCGGTGTTGCCTtttcttacatattttgtttatctgTGCCTTTTTTAGGGCGGGAAacctttcatttaaaattttcaatttcaaatgtgtataggttaggttttttcaaagatatataaaaacaaaacaattaaatatttcacatcaactttattatatatcaatggtaaaaacaaaaaacattaaagtaTACATACTATATAACCAGAATTAAATcagaacaaatattttctaatcttaatttaagcttttaattttgaaattttagaaatagtaTTTCGATGCATCTTATACAACAAAGAATTCTTCTCAGcgttattattactaattgtaGTTTTAACACAGACGGAAGATACAGATTTACcatatgaattatttgaaagaataaGGGCAAAAACTAGAACTAGGAATTTTGGATACttgaacattattaatactaataaaagtaGAAAGAACTGTAGAAAAATGTGTAGTGGAACAGAAAAAAgacttattcttaaaattgaaatttttaacattaataaaatatttgttagaacatttagaataactacaatatttactattataacCAAAAACTAGAGATTGCTGAGAAAaatccattataaaatttattctattatattattatcatataccgtacgaaaaatgctcttcgtgtctggatgttgtaagagatggatgcacgacaaagagagaaaagttttgcccggtagtaagaatccctactctcagagacaatgcgccgtgctggtgcgcgccggcgcacaatgtaaattaatctttgcgaatgcatttagtaactctccgtatgcatagggatgtagttcgagttcttcggatgctccatttaaattccgtaactttgtataattttcaatctgtaaattgaaatattttttgagggtatattaaaaacaaaaataagtattctaaaaataaactacttttttcaaaataaaaatgtatcccaaaaattaaataaaatatactaaaaacaacgtctgcggagacgaaccgcatgctaaacgcagcaaacccaaatgatcccctccagtcagttcggcccgcccacataattgcatgtatatctttcctttttgtttacaaaggggtattgatgttccgtctcaatatgcgagtagacacgctcatcatttttgatacggtatatacCTGAAAGTATTTTTTGCATTGGGGATCCTTAAAGATACATCTCTTCAAGAGGTCATCTAACCTAAA carries:
- the LOC109606331 gene encoding E3 ubiquitin-protein ligase Siah1-like codes for the protein MYDLISEFKCVVCFDYMKPPIQMCLNGHSCCNSCFRRMNQCPECRGQKSDYRNLNLERICNKLVFPCRNADYGCDFASKGVDVVSHEGKCVYEYMPCPFAEYGCTWSGVYNTMEDHFRDNHYFIYDIPNCCYLRGFNWGANTWHQPLKFEGFLFVLSVIKERSRYWFGVYSIINTDVTYNHELKFMDSTNRTIRFRGICSKRWTTEDDVSNLQSAPGMLVKSFRQGNLVKYKIEIFHPPLEN